The window GACAACACTGCTTGCAATCGCacgtgacttttttttttttttaaacttctgaCCTGTGTACTTCTCCCGTGGACTTTCAGCATTTCAACCATAATTGTtgttagagaaaaaaacaacccGATGGCCCCTTTTGTGAGGCGGCTTCTCCctttcactgcagacaaaaaGGGCGAGTTTTTGTGAAAGCTCCTTTAAAACACATGTGAGTTAGAGCGGTGCGAAGCAGCACAAAGTGTGTAATCCTCATTGTAGAGGCCCCCtccatgttgtctttgtgttaacTGATCCACCTACGGACAGCTCTCCATCCTCATCCATccaaccctccctccctccttttgtTGTCTCACCCTCTTTTGCCCTCTCCCTCTcgctgggtttttttttttcttttcctgggGTTCAGTGTTGCTCTCGCAGGTTTGACTGTCAACAGCGGTGCTAAAGATGGGAGGGAGTGAACTGAAGCTGTATTTACCCAGAAGTCTGACCACACGGCCTTGATTTGTTATTTATACCCTTATTGGAACCACACTGACCCATTTGGGCTGCGTTGCTACCAAAGGAAGCGGCTGTGGGGAGGGCGAAGCAGCTGAAGTGGCCTCGTCAAGGCTTGGACCTCAGCGCCGTTTATTGTCAGCAAGGAGACACTTCAGCCAGCAACCGCAGCGGTGTGTGATGAAGAGTCCTGCTGGCTGTTTTCCTCTGGAAACCTGTGCTTTCTTTAAAACTACAGACACAGATTCAAATCCTTAAAAAACCTGCTCAAATAAGTGACTGGAATCGTTTGACTGACTCATTGCTCATCTCTACAGGATGTTCGTCTCATTTATTCTGTGAGGACTAAACAGGATTTCTGTCGAcgaagaggtaaaaaaaaaaacgaggcTGATTTCTATTCTGTGTAATCAAGCATCACTATTTCAACCCTGCTGTGACAGGATACACTCACAGCAGCATTGGCCTCGAATCCAAGTATCAGGTTATATCAGTCTGATCCATGTAGGTAAGGCTACACCAAACCACGACTGTGACGCTGAAATACGCTGCAGTTTGCCCCCCCCCCGGGTTTGAACCAGAGCTGAAGCCAAGGAAGCAGCAAAAGAAATTCTGATACATAAAGCCTGGCTGAGATCCATTTCATCCACAGGCCTGGACGGTGAAGCCTGATCGATCCTGCTTCTGCGGGCTGCCACAGGTGGCTGCAGTCAATAATGCATTGACTCAAACTCAGGaatgaaaaggaggagaaagtgtGCAAGCCTCTGATCCTCTTGGAAAGGCGGACGACCGTCGAGAGAAAGCGAGCGATCACTTCTGGGTAACGCTGTGAATTGAGGACACGTGGAATTAAAACAGCAAGCTGATgttgaagaggaaaagaaaaagagaagaaaatggctGCTGACAAAGTTACATTGGGGCAAAGACCGTAGGAAGTTTGACCAAGCCGGACAGGAAGCGGGCAAGTAAACCAAAGGAGTAGACTTTAAAGAGCGAGAAGAAGGataacaaagaaaataagatcTCCTCAAAGAGGGGGCTGCAGACGACAAATAGGAGCCACACAAAGGAGGTCACCATGGTGAACACTGGCATGCAGCTGATCAGCTTCACCTGCGCGGTGACTGGCTGGATCATGGCGATCGCCGTCACGGCCTTGCCCCAGTGGAAGGTCTCGGCCTTCATCGGCAGCAACATCCTGACCTCAGAGATCAAGTGGGAAGGCATCTGGATGAACTGCATCTACCAGACCACCGGCCACATGCAGTGTAAGACTTACGACTCCATGCTGGCCTTGCCTCCGGACATCCAGGCGGCCCGCGCCCTCATGTGTCTGGCCATCTTCATGGGCTGGCTCTCCTGCACCGTGTCCTGCTGCGGCATGAAGTGCACCACCTGCGCCGGGGACGACCGGCGGGCCAAGGCGGGCATCGCGCTCTCGGGCGGGGTTCTCTTCATTCTGACCGGCCTGTGCGTGCTGATTCCCGTCTCCTGGACTGCTAACACCGTGGTCCAGGATTTCTACAACCCCAACGTGCCCTTGATGCACAAACGAGAGCTGGGCCAGGCTATTTATCTGGGCTGGGCAGCAGCGGTTATTCTCATGATCAGTGGGGCCGTGTTGAGCAGCACCTGCCCCCTCATGGAGAGGGGCGGCAGGTACCGCAGGGGCTACATCGGCCGGAGCTTTGCAAATTCACCCGCTTCAGCACCAGATCCCCCAAAACCCATCACATCTAATAGTCTGCCTTTAAAGGAGTATGTataggaagaggaggaaggaacagGTTGAGAGGAAGTTAAAGAGTGGGATGCTGTTAAAAAACTCTTAAATTTACCCCGTCTCAAGTTTTAGGTCTGTGAATTTTAAGCTATAAATTGAAATCTATATATTTATGATTATATTCAACGTatattttgcttattttgtatATCTTTGTAATGTTAAACTTGTATTCAGTACTTAAAAACAtccgtgtgtgtttgaaatttgacttttattGCACTGTGATTTATAGTAGAGCCTGAAGAAAGCCCACTGCCTGTGCTGTCAAATCAACAGCATTCACTATAGCGTATGACCGTGCTGATGGCTTTTATGATGGCCTGTGATGTGACGATTGCAGTGATTTCTCACGCAGTTACTCTCTGACGATGTCATTACCTCGAGTGTGAAATAAAACAGGTTTGTTAAAGCGTGCTTCACAAACTGTGTTTTGCAACCGTCTTTATGCTTGTGTGCGCTCGCTGTTCTCAAAAATACATTCGATTCGTCACAGACAACACTGTCATGCAGTGATTTTCACTGAGTCATCAATCAGGCATGAAATGACGCCACAGGGTCCTTTTTGTGTGGAGCAGGGCACAGTTCTGCAAAGTTGTgagttcctcttcctcttgaaTTACCGCAT of the Chelmon rostratus isolate fCheRos1 chromosome 16, fCheRos1.pri, whole genome shotgun sequence genome contains:
- the LOC121619289 gene encoding claudin-4; this translates as MVNTGMQLISFTCAVTGWIMAIAVTALPQWKVSAFIGSNILTSEIKWEGIWMNCIYQTTGHMQCKTYDSMLALPPDIQAARALMCLAIFMGWLSCTVSCCGMKCTTCAGDDRRAKAGIALSGGVLFILTGLCVLIPVSWTANTVVQDFYNPNVPLMHKRELGQAIYLGWAAAVILMISGAVLSSTCPLMERGGRYRRGYIGRSFANSPASAPDPPKPITSNSLPLKEYV